The uncultured Ilyobacter sp. nucleotide sequence AGGGTTCTGATCTCCTGAGGATATTTAAAGTAAGTAGCAAGGTTAGACCAATTTGATTTCCAGGAAACAGCGATCTGAGGATACTTTCCCTTCCATCTTTCTTCAAAACTATCTAGTTCAATTAGAGCAGCCTCTTCACTATTAGCCTTGTAGACCTTTTTTAAATCAGCCATTAAAGGTTTGATATCTTTGTATGAAACATACCTTGTAGTATTTCTAATCTGGTGGATAATGCACTGCTGAATTTCTGCCTTTGGAAATGCAGAAGCAATGGCGCTGGAAAATCCAGTAAGCCCGTCAACGCATGCTATTAAGATATCTTCAACTCCACGGTTCTTGAGTTCATTCATCTTAGTCAGCTAGAATTTAGCACTTTCAGTTTCTCCTACCTACATACAGACTACATTCTTCATTAGGGTATCAAACCCCGGTGGAATACAAGATTAATAACCTTAAAAAAGTTGTCTAAAAAAGTGTTGCCATTCCAAAAACGTCCACAGGAAGTTTAGAAAGGTTACTAAATCCAAAGGAGTCTTTCCTACGGATATGTCTCTTTTAAAACAGCTATATCTTGTGGTAATTGATCTGGATAAAAAATGGGATAGGAGTTTTAAAAGAGGTTGGGATCAGATTCTTGGACAATTGGCAATTAAATATGAAAACAGACTCTCAGAATATTTATTTTAGAGAGAGCCTGTTGGTTTATTCAGTAATTAAGATTTGGAGAATACACAAAAGGTGTTACATTACCTTTTCATATCCTAAGTGTTATCCATTTCAGCTTCAAACATCTTTTTAAGTGTGCCCCCCAAAAGGTCTTTTAAATGTCTTTAGCACTTTTAATGTCATAAGTCTCTAATAACACACTTACAACTTGTTCTCTTTTTGCTATAATAAAAAGCCTCCTTATAGTAATAGTTATTACCACAGGAAGCAAATTATTTAAATGCTATTTACAGACTTTTTGGACACTCTTATTTAAAAGGTGTTACATTACTCCAGATTTTCTTTTTCTTTTATAATCATTTTTTCTATAAATTTTTCTAAATCTAAGATGTCAACTGTTGCTACTTGATAAACCATTTCTAAACTTACACCCCAATATTGATGGATAAGAAAATTTCTCATATCTTTTATTTGCCTCCAGTAAAGAGGGTCAGAATTATATTTTATTAATACTTCACTTGGAATTTTAGAAACAGCTTCTCCTATAATTAAAAGATTATATTCAATAATTTCTTGAAAATCAGAATTTTCTATAAAATTTTCAAATGAAGTTTGTTTTGTTTTATTTTTAATTCTTTCTATACGATCAAAAATGTCAATTATGTAATTATAATAATGCTTACTTCTAGACATAAATAACACTCTCCAAAATTTCCTCTCTTATTTTCTTTTGGTTGTCTCTGGCTATTTTTGTTTTGTACTCTTGTTCAAATTGATTTAGTGTTATTAAGTCGATTTCTTTATGGAATAAATCCTCTAAGAAATATTTTGTTTTACAGTAATTTTGATACATTCCTTTATCTGTAGATAAATCTATTAAAATATCTATATCACTGTCTTCTTTAGCTGTTTCAGTTGCATAAGAACCAAATAATCCTATCCTTCTCACACCAAATTTTTCTAAGGTATTTTTATTTATTTTTAATTTATTTATAATTTCATTTTTTTCTATATTCATAAAAATACCTCCATGATATTTTTTATAATTATATCATATAACTAGACTTGTGCAAAAAATTAAAAAAAGAGAACTTTTTTAGGTAATATTCAGGTCACAACGTCAAAAGACTTCAAGGAGTTGTTTACTCAACTAATACATTGATCCTTAATTCTTATTTTTTCAAATATTTGGAGAAATTTTTCAAATACAAGGGACACAAGTTCTTTTAATAAATTTATTCTATATTCTCTATAAAATGAGAAAATCTTAATTATACTAGAAAAAAATCGCTCTCAACGAAATGAGTATGGGGTACCGTCCCGAAAATGCGGATTTACACCGTTAAGATACTTAGCTTATTTTCATGAAATTTAATATTCGTCTTTAAGATGAGCCTTATGGTGCTATGGAATGTCTTATTTTATAAAGGTTTATATAGTATATCACTAGGAAATGTTCTAGTGATATACTGTAACTATTTTCTATAAAAAATGGTTACGCAGGAGAAATTTAACTTCATTATTTTAAGTGGAATTTAAAATAATCAAATACTTTGTAACCTTTGATATTAAAGGTATAACTCGATATTGAAAATTTCTTAACGTTGTAAATTCGCGAATACCTGACGGTACCCCTTAAAGCTAATCCAAGGAGAGTCTTTACTTAATTAAATTGAAAAGGTATAATAAAACAAATATATGTTGGGAGGATGGCTGTATGTATGGACTAACAGAAAAGGAATTCTATCAAATAATTACTGTACTAAACGCTTACTCCAAAGATATAAAATGGGTTAAAATATTTGGGTCTAGATCTAGAGATGATTACAAAAAAACATCTGATATAGACCTTGCAATCTCATTTAAAGAAGACAGACTATTAGAAATAAAAAGTGATTTTTACAATACACAACTTCCTTACATGGTTGATATCATTGATTATAATAAAAATACAAATAAAAATTTAGAAAGTCTTATAGATAAAGAAGGACAAATTATTTTTTTGACAGATAATAAGGGGAGTATAGTTATGAATGAAAGTAAGCTAAAATATAAATTAGCAGATTTTGAAAAAGCTTTATCTAAATTGGATGATTCTTTAAAAAAAGATCCTAATTTAGATGACC carries:
- a CDS encoding IS256 family transposase; the encoded protein is MNELKNRGVEDILIACVDGLTGFSSAIASAFPKAEIQQCIIHQIRNTTRYVSYKDIKPLMADLKKVYKANSEEAALIELDSFEERWKGKYPQIAVSWKSNWSNLATYFKYPQEIRTLIYTTNSIEAFNRQLRKVTKSRSVFPTDESLLKLLYLSMRDITKKWTGRRRGWGVIHSQLEIYFSDRIPD
- a CDS encoding HepT-like ribonuclease domain-containing protein; this translates as MSRSKHYYNYIIDIFDRIERIKNKTKQTSFENFIENSDFQEIIEYNLLIIGEAVSKIPSEVLIKYNSDPLYWRQIKDMRNFLIHQYWGVSLEMVYQVATVDILDLEKFIEKMIIKEKENLE
- a CDS encoding nucleotidyltransferase domain-containing protein: MNIEKNEIINKLKINKNTLEKFGVRRIGLFGSYATETAKEDSDIDILIDLSTDKGMYQNYCKTKYFLEDLFHKEIDLITLNQFEQEYKTKIARDNQKKIREEILESVIYV
- a CDS encoding HI0074 family nucleotidyltransferase substrate-binding subunit; translation: MYGLTEKEFYQIITVLNAYSKDIKWVKIFGSRSRDDYKKTSDIDLAISFKEDRLLEIKSDFYNTQLPYMVDIIDYNKNTNKNLESLIDKEGQIIFLTDNKGSIVMNESKLKYKLADFEKALSKLDDSLKKDPNLDDLYLDGTIQRFEFVFELSWKLMKGYLEYNGIEVNSPRESFRQAFKNSILDNATDWIKMMEDRNRTSHTYNLDTAWEIYGKIKSDYIYLFKKFYELIKLKII